One genomic region from Dermacentor variabilis isolate Ectoservices chromosome 6, ASM5094787v1, whole genome shotgun sequence encodes:
- the LOC142585367 gene encoding leucine-rich repeats and immunoglobulin-like domains protein 3 — translation MATFSHWVWVVVWTQFVLFLTLSAPADGQKMYCPSKCSCLGPIFECRRQGLTEIPRDLPSWVEILDISHNEFTVLDTRSLQHITQLKRLKAAHNKLSAVPDLGSHPHLTELNLAHNAIPQLTSDLKKLPQLKNLDLSFNKITSISGGVFTNSSNLQYLSLSSNKISSIEKGSLDNLTSLQTLQLNRNRLATIPKNLFLNLKSLKQLELDKNRIRAIEGLSFKGLEALESLSLRKNLISHLSDGAFYYLGKIQTLNLDLNNITAVTNGWLYGLSSLRSLNLTHNAITEVDMGGCEYCKKLTHLELTFNNLQAITKSTFAKAESLRFLYLGHNSVSYIEEGAFKQLNQLKELYLDHNALSSTMEDTNGPFLGLSSLSLLTLSDNLIKSLTSRAFAGLGRLRSLDLSRNPITTISQGTFTPLRRRLTTLLLDSSSLLCDCNLLWLPAWIVRKGFQESVKVRCGHPPALEGLPVLNIAAENFTCKDFPKPQILLQSPENQVALKGQNITLVCKAATASASRLEFQWRKEQKFLSDVETEVSEQVEPNDVVVFTSYLHLRNIQNKDEGRYQCVIRNQFGSVYSNHSNISVYVLPSFVKTPSNLTVRAGGTARLECGATGQPTPTVSWQKDGGDDFPAARERRMHVMPTDDVFFVVALKAADSGVYTCTARSRAGVVRANATLTVLEAPAFVRPMRSKLVAAGDTAVLECLSSGSPKPRLTWLKDGAPLVATERHFLVAEAQLLVITDSRTTDSGQYACEMTNTLGIERGLSLLKVVPAKSSLGPLGPDAEGMTTGIVVIVVVVCIVGTSLVWVFIIYKTRKRQRPTCNTLPEAPPPVEPPRRPPEQEPFLRAEADAGDIHVTRDICADSGSDHSSKESGHQSCDDLGSQVDTSSQTFILGASRMPFFARGRREGSLSSASGSSSSQPSPPHVRATLTSFQPRAATGTLLEQTTLRHLTRHPIALGRPCLPSGSPSPVHSRTASASGQARSLSEGQLAAPRAASVPLARRHIRVRRGSSASSESSGASGASGGRGGSSDERDSGFSTFPRSVRSWSSASLHCRLQPREVVINGGSIATVSGAGSQQSCCLTPASVSQQDVASAASAEQQPAVTDVHLSPGRRRTRATLIIGTKRPPQPSPARRAPTTMASVV, via the exons GGATATCAGTCATAACGAGTTTACCGTGTTGGACACCAGGAGCCTTCAGCACATCACTCAATTAAAGCGCTT AAAAGCAGCACACAACAAGCTCTCTGCAGTTCCAGATCTTGGCTCTCATCCCCATTTAACTGAACTTAACCT AGCTCACAATGCCATACCACAACTTACCAGTGACCTGAAGAAGCTTCCTCAGCTGAAGAATTTGGACTTGAGTTTTAACAAGATCACATCTATTTCTGGAGGTGTCTTCACCAACAGTTCTAACCTTCAGTACCT atcACTAAGTTCAAACAAAATTTCGAGCATCGAGAAAGGTTCTCTCGACAACCTCACGAGTTTGCAGACACTTCAGCTCAACAGGAATCGTCTCGCCACCATTCCCAAGAACCTGTTCCTGAATCTTAAAAGCCTCAAGCAATT GGAGCTGGACAAGAACCGGATCCGTGCAATTGAGGGCCTCAGCttcaagggcctagaggcattgGAATCTCTGAGCCTACGCAAGAACCTCATCAGCCACCTCTCTGATGGGGCTTTCTACTACCTCGGCAAGATTCAGACTCT CAACCTGGATTTGAACAACATCACGGCTGTGACCAATGGGTGGTTGTACGGGCTGTCCTCTTTAAGATCGCT AAACCTGACCCACAATGCCATCACTGAGGTGGACATGGGGGGCTGCGAGTACTGCAAAAAGCTGACCCACTT AGAATTGACCTTCAACAACCTTCAGGCCATTACTAAGAGTACTTTTGCAAAGGCGGAGTCTCTGCGCTTTCTCTACCTCGGACACAACTCGGTCTCTTACATTGAAGAAGGGGCCTTCAAGCAGCTTAACCAACTGAAAGAACT GTACCTGGACCACAACGCCCTCTCGTCGACAATGGAGGACACAAATGGGCCCTTCCTCGGCCTGAGCAGCCTGAGTCTTCTCACCCTCTCCGACAACCTCATCAAGTCGCTGACGTCGAGGGCGTTTGCTGGCCTGGGCCGCCTGCGTTCTCTGGACCTCTCGAGGAACCCAATCACCACCATCAGCCAGGGCACCTTTACTCCTCTGCGCAGAAGGCTGACCACCCT CCTTCTGGACAGCAGCAGTCTTCTGTGCGACTGCAATCTGCTCTGGCTGCCTGCATGGATTGTCCGCAAAGGTTTCCAGGAAAGCGTCAAAGTGCGTTGTGGCCACCCGCCTGCACTCGAGGGTCTACCAGTGCTCAACATCGCAGCCGAGAACTTCACGTGCA AGGACTTTCCCAAGCCTCAGATCTTGCTGCAAAGCCCCGAGAACCAGGTTGCACTCAAGGGTCAAAACATCACGCTTGTATGCAAGGCAGCCACAGCAAGTGCTTCGAGGCTTGAGTTTCAGTGGAGAAAAGAACAGAAG TTCCTGTCTGACGTCGAGACTGAGGTCTCCGAGCAAGTGGAGCCCAATGATGTGGTGGTGTTCACGAGCTACCTCCACCTGAGAAACATTCAGAATAAAGATGAGGGCCGGTATCAGTGCGTGATCCGAAACCAGTTTGGCTCTGTCTACTCCAATCACTCCAACATCAGCGTTTATG TGCTACCCTCGTTTGTGAAGACTCCTTCAAACCTGACGGTGCGTGCCGGAGGCACAGCACGATTGGAGTGCGGCGCCACAGGCCAGCCAACGCCCACGGTGTCGTGGCAAAAGGACGGAGGGGATGACTTCCCGGCCGCCAGGGAACGCCGGATGCATGTCATGCCCACTGATGATGTCTTCTTCGTGGTGGCCCTCAAGGCAGCCGACTCGGGTGTCTACACGTGCACCGCCCGCAGCCGAGCTGGCGTGGTTCGTGCCAATGCCACGCTGACTGTGCTCG AGGCACCAGCGTTTGTGCGTCCCATGCGAAGCAAGCTGGTGGCAGCCGGCGACACGGCGGTACTGGAATGCCTGTCGTCTGGTAGCCCCAAACCACGTCTCACCTGGCTCAAGGACGGAGCACCCTTGGTGGCCACTGAGCGGCACTTCCTAGTGGCTGAAGCGCAGCTGCTGGTCATCACCGACAGTAGGACGACAGACTCGGGCCAATACGCTTGCGAGATGACCAACACCCTGGGCATTGAGAGGGGGCTGTCTCTCCTCAAGGTGGTGCCAG CCAAGTCCTCACTGGGGCCTTTGGGTCCCGATGCGGAAGGCATGACCACGGGCATAGTGGTGATTGTGGTCGTTGTCTGCATCGTGGGGACTTCCCTGGTCTGGGTGTTTATCATCTACAAGACGCGCAAGAGGCAGCGCCCTACCTGCAACACGCTTCCAGAAGCCCCGCCTCCTGTGGAACCTCCGAGAAGGCCTCCGGAGCAGGAGCCATTTCTCAGAGCTGAGGCTGATGCAGGTGACATCCATGTGACACGGGACATCTGTGCTGACTCGGGTTCTG ACCATTCAAGCAAGGAGAGCGGGCACCAAAGTTGTGATGACTTGGGCTCCCAGGTGGACACAAGTAGTCAGACGTTCATTCTGGGGGCAAGCAGGATGCCTTTCTTTGCACGAG GTCGGCGAGAAGGCAGCCTGAGCTCtgcaagcggcagcagcagcagccagccgaGCCCTCCCCACGTGCGAGCAACGCTGACAAGTTTCCAGCCCCGTGCGGCGACTGGCACTCTGTTGGAGCAGACAACGTTGCGGCATTTGACGAGGCATCCCATTGCACTTGGGCGGCCTTGCCTTCCCAGCGGCTCTCCCTCCCCTGTCCATTCGCGAACAGCGTCGGCGAGTGGACAGGCCCGGTCCCTCTCGGAGGGCCAGCTGGCGGCGCCAAGGGCGGCATCCGTACCGCTCGCCCGCCGGCACATCCGTGTGCGCCGCGGTTCCAGTGCGAGCAGCGAGAGCAGCGGAGCAAGCGGCGCCAGTGGTGGTCGTGGTGGCAGCAGTGATGAGCGGGACTCTGGCTTCTCCACGTTTCCTCGGAGTGTGCGCAGCTGGAGTTCGGCGTCCCTGCATTGCAGGCTGCAGCCCAGAG AGGTTGTCATCAATGGAGGCAGCATAGCAACAGTCAGCGGGGCTGGTTCCCAGCAGTCGTGCTGCCTCACACCAGCCTCGGTCAGTCAACAGGACGTGGCGTCTGCCGCATCTGCTGAACAGCAGCCCGCCGTGACAGATGTCCACCTCTCGCCGGGCAGACGGCGCACCAGAGCGACCCTGATCATCGGCACCAAGAGGCCACCACAGCCGTCCCCTGCTCGTCGGGCACCAACCACAATGGCTTCGGTGGtgtag